The following proteins come from a genomic window of Aquimarina sp. MAR_2010_214:
- a CDS encoding response regulator: MFKKVLVTEDLGSISHGIAHILRERTGIDEIQQAQYCDDALLKFRRAISDHTPFDLLITDLSFKESHRERKLASGIELVEAIREIQPNVKVIIYSMEDRPGKIKSFFAEQSIDGYVCKGRYGLNELVKSVTDVFNNIRYVSPQLESAMSKNNVFELQDYDILLLKHLSDGLTQEEIGDYFKKNQISPNSTSSIEKRLNKLKYNFKAKNAIHLVAMTKDLGLL; this comes from the coding sequence ATGTTTAAGAAAGTTTTAGTCACAGAAGATCTTGGTAGTATTAGCCATGGTATCGCACATATTCTTCGAGAAAGAACTGGGATTGATGAAATACAACAAGCACAATATTGTGATGATGCGCTCCTAAAATTTAGAAGAGCAATTAGTGATCATACCCCTTTTGATCTGTTGATCACAGATCTTTCGTTTAAAGAGAGCCACAGAGAACGAAAATTGGCTTCGGGGATTGAACTTGTAGAAGCCATACGAGAGATCCAACCTAATGTTAAAGTTATTATATATTCTATGGAAGATAGACCCGGTAAAATTAAATCGTTTTTTGCAGAACAAAGCATAGATGGCTATGTGTGCAAAGGACGCTATGGACTAAACGAATTGGTAAAATCTGTTACCGATGTGTTTAATAACATTCGATATGTATCCCCACAGTTAGAAAGTGCAATGAGTAAGAATAATGTTTTCGAACTCCAGGATTATGATATTTTATTATTAAAGCATTTGTCTGATGGCCTTACCCAGGAGGAGATAGGGGATTATTTTAAGAAGAATCAAATTTCCCCTAATAGTACAAGCTCTATAGAAAAGCGACTTAATAAATTGAAATATAATTTTAAAGCCAAAAATGCCATTCATCTGGTGGCAATGACCAAAGATTTAGGACTTTTATAA
- a CDS encoding FMN-binding protein: MLVIATVFMAFSSIETKDIPEKVIIKVKKAINDTYEVASFDMKPITVPQNIDKQTKIDFGNERLVSIKNNETIIGYAYIGETASMKNLFDYVIFFEPDLRIKKSKVLIYREDYGRQIGSQRWLKQFIGLQISDTIEYGGNIDAISGATISARSMTIATQNVLKSIAILKENTIF, translated from the coding sequence TTGCTAGTCATTGCTACTGTATTTATGGCTTTCTCTTCAATTGAGACAAAAGATATCCCTGAAAAAGTTATCATTAAAGTAAAAAAAGCTATTAATGATACCTATGAGGTAGCTTCATTTGACATGAAACCCATTACCGTACCCCAAAATATTGACAAACAAACCAAAATAGATTTTGGTAATGAGAGGCTCGTTAGCATAAAAAACAATGAAACCATTATAGGGTATGCTTATATAGGTGAAACTGCCAGTATGAAGAATCTTTTTGATTATGTGATTTTTTTTGAACCTGATCTACGTATCAAAAAATCAAAAGTTCTGATTTATCGAGAAGATTATGGAAGACAAATAGGTAGCCAACGTTGGCTAAAACAATTTATTGGTTTACAAATAAGTGATACTATTGAGTATGGTGGAAATATCGATGCTATTTCTGGCGCAACGATTTCGGCTAGATCAATGACAATCGCTACCCAAAATGTCCTAAAATCTATCGCAATTCTTAAAGAGAATACTATATTTTGA